A section of the Spirosoma pollinicola genome encodes:
- a CDS encoding esterase has translation MKPPIPTRNFLLGLCATLLSASVMAQMPQRTPTPNDTLKSVNVLNDKRVLIQIYAPKASEVTVGGDFLSDNKPLSLTKSDQGVWSVLTRPLTPDYYSYTLTVDGVRTMDPKNPVVKQGISSLENMMVVPGPETAFEDNKAVPHGEVREVWYSSGSLNMMRRMHVYTPPGYEKGATKYPVFYLLHGGGDDDSGWNTIGRSGFILDNLLAAGKTKPMIVVMPNGSMPLPPQTGMPNSETMNRLRDMFTVELLKDIMPTVEKTYRTLPNSENRAIAGLSMGGFQTLDVTLTHPELFNYVGVFSSGFFGAAADEADTKYAKALNDPSFNKGKKLFWVGIGKDDFVMESNKKTLALLDKHNIKYQYKESSGGHTWVNWRQYLNEYTPMLFK, from the coding sequence ATGAAACCACCAATCCCAACCCGCAACTTTTTGCTGGGCCTATGCGCCACGCTCCTTTCAGCCAGTGTTATGGCGCAAATGCCCCAGCGGACACCCACGCCCAACGACACGCTGAAATCCGTAAACGTGCTGAATGACAAGCGCGTACTGATTCAGATTTACGCGCCCAAAGCAAGCGAGGTAACCGTAGGGGGCGATTTCCTTTCGGACAATAAACCCCTCAGTCTGACGAAGAGCGATCAGGGGGTGTGGTCGGTGCTGACGCGCCCGTTGACACCCGATTATTATTCGTACACGTTGACCGTTGATGGTGTGCGGACCATGGACCCTAAAAACCCGGTTGTCAAACAGGGCATCAGTAGTCTGGAAAACATGATGGTGGTGCCGGGTCCCGAAACGGCCTTTGAAGATAATAAGGCGGTGCCGCATGGCGAAGTTCGGGAAGTCTGGTACTCGTCTGGCAGCCTGAATATGATGCGCCGGATGCACGTGTATACCCCACCGGGTTACGAAAAAGGTGCCACCAAATACCCGGTCTTTTATTTGCTGCACGGCGGAGGGGATGACGACTCCGGTTGGAACACCATCGGACGGTCAGGTTTCATTCTGGATAATCTGCTTGCTGCCGGTAAAACAAAACCCATGATCGTGGTCATGCCCAATGGCAGCATGCCATTGCCACCTCAAACCGGTATGCCCAATTCAGAAACGATGAACCGACTGCGAGACATGTTCACCGTCGAACTATTAAAAGATATCATGCCGACCGTCGAGAAAACATACCGCACCCTGCCAAACTCAGAAAACCGGGCCATTGCTGGTCTGTCGATGGGCGGTTTTCAAACCCTAGACGTTACCCTGACGCACCCCGAATTATTCAACTACGTTGGTGTATTTAGTTCGGGCTTTTTTGGCGCTGCGGCCGATGAAGCCGATACAAAGTATGCCAAAGCACTAAATGACCCGTCGTTTAATAAAGGCAAAAAATTATTCTGGGTGGGTATCGGCAAGGACGATTTTGTGATGGAATCCAACAAGAAAACGCTGGCTCTCCTCGACAAACACAATATCAAATACCAGTATAAAGAAAGCTCCGGCGGCCACACCTGGGTTAACTGGCGGCAATACCTCAATGAATACACCCCAATGCTGTTCAAGTAA
- a CDS encoding sensor histidine kinase, which translates to MAKTAGDNLTNRQRWQLATTVFAIYWPIRLYVAVNQFSLALIGKVWPFWIMEIVVTILFFGLWLTVIDWFQQRIFRLFHKGFLIEFDLPAQLATLLLAGGLAVLFNMGFYRLWMEMAQLTPIRESTAVHSPVDLRRSNRFTDGGQHQKFDNGLTIMAMLAAFYLAANRRGYKQLEDIRFKAEQLKQEAAQAQFVALKNQVNPHFLFNSFSILSSLIAVNPKLSVQFVGQLAKSYRYVLEQHEAHCVKLQQELDFMKAYTFLLHIRFGDKFQVTTTIPQEQANRYSIAPLTLQLLIENAVKHNQMSSEAPLLVTIDIEQDCLRIRNLIRLRRNSEASTGLGLKNIIKRYQLLTDRPILIEDKADVFMVKIPLLE; encoded by the coding sequence ATGGCAAAAACCGCAGGCGACAACCTGACGAATCGGCAACGGTGGCAACTGGCAACAACCGTTTTTGCCATTTACTGGCCCATCCGACTGTATGTTGCCGTCAACCAATTTTCGCTGGCTTTGATTGGAAAGGTATGGCCCTTCTGGATCATGGAAATTGTGGTGACAATTCTTTTTTTCGGTTTGTGGCTCACCGTAATCGACTGGTTTCAGCAGCGCATTTTCCGGCTGTTCCATAAAGGCTTTCTCATTGAATTCGATTTGCCCGCTCAACTGGCTACTTTGCTTCTGGCTGGTGGATTAGCCGTTTTATTTAATATGGGTTTCTATCGCTTATGGATGGAAATGGCCCAATTGACGCCCATACGAGAGTCAACAGCGGTACATTCGCCGGTTGACCTTCGCCGATCCAATCGATTTACGGACGGAGGTCAGCACCAGAAATTTGACAATGGACTGACCATCATGGCCATGTTAGCTGCCTTTTACCTGGCCGCTAACCGAAGGGGATACAAGCAGTTGGAAGATATCCGTTTCAAGGCGGAACAACTGAAGCAGGAAGCCGCGCAGGCTCAATTTGTTGCTTTGAAAAATCAGGTTAACCCTCATTTCTTGTTCAACAGCTTCAGTATTCTCTCCTCACTCATTGCAGTTAATCCTAAACTCTCCGTTCAATTTGTAGGCCAGTTGGCAAAATCGTACCGCTATGTTTTAGAGCAGCATGAGGCCCATTGTGTTAAGCTTCAGCAGGAATTAGACTTTATGAAAGCTTATACTTTTTTGCTGCACATTCGCTTTGGCGATAAGTTTCAGGTCACGACAACTATTCCGCAGGAACAAGCGAACCGCTACAGCATTGCGCCATTGACACTTCAGTTATTAATTGAGAACGCCGTAAAACACAACCAAATGTCGAGCGAGGCTCCCCTACTCGTCACTATTGATATTGAGCAGGATTGCTTACGTATCCGTAATTTGATACGCCTTCGGCGCAACTCTGAAGCCTCCACGGGACTGGGTTTGAAAAATATTATCAAACGCTACCAATTACTGACAGATCGCCCTATCTTGATCGAAGATAAGGCGGATGTGTTTATGGTAAAAATCCCCCTACTCGAATGA
- a CDS encoding LytR/AlgR family response regulator transcription factor: MNVVIIEDEPLSAQGLELLLHEYDPRIHVLAKLSSVSKSIEWFKAPQALQPDLIFLDIHLEDDLGFSLINELSLTIPIIFTTAFDQYALQAFKANSIDYLLKPIQFDELATAIDKFKLVRQAPSPTGLDTTVLNQLIKKLSSPTYRDRFLMSIGPKLRSIRTDEIAYFFFEAKATFLSPHIGIPVPIDYSLDRLGQLVDPDRFFRVNRSFLVSESAIKSVYAYSGSKLKVELTPQPRQEVFVSVERVTSFKEWMGK, encoded by the coding sequence ATGAATGTAGTTATCATTGAAGACGAACCCTTATCGGCACAGGGCCTGGAACTACTCCTGCATGAGTATGATCCCCGGATACATGTACTCGCCAAACTATCGTCGGTGAGTAAGTCGATTGAGTGGTTCAAAGCCCCGCAAGCCCTTCAGCCTGACCTGATTTTTCTCGACATTCACCTGGAAGATGACCTGGGATTCAGCCTTATCAACGAACTGAGCTTAACCATTCCCATCATTTTCACAACGGCATTTGATCAGTACGCTTTACAGGCGTTCAAGGCGAACAGTATCGACTATCTCCTAAAACCCATTCAATTTGATGAACTGGCTACCGCTATCGACAAGTTTAAGTTGGTTCGGCAGGCTCCCTCACCGACCGGACTGGATACAACGGTCCTGAATCAACTGATAAAAAAATTAAGCTCCCCTACCTACCGCGACCGGTTTCTAATGAGTATTGGGCCTAAACTGCGGAGCATTCGAACCGACGAGATTGCTTATTTCTTTTTTGAAGCGAAAGCTACCTTTTTATCACCCCATATAGGCATACCGGTGCCGATAGACTATAGTTTGGATCGATTAGGGCAACTGGTTGATCCCGACCGTTTTTTCCGTGTCAATCGCTCGTTTCTGGTTAGCGAGTCGGCGATAAAGTCTGTTTATGCCTACTCGGGCAGTAAACTAAAAGTGGAATTGACTCCTCAGCCCCGTCAGGAAGTATTTGTCAGCGTTGAACGGGTCACCAGTTTTAAAGAGTGGATGGGTAAATAG
- a CDS encoding helix-turn-helix domain-containing protein: MKNLQPARLKTISDYHQLVGLPKPEHPLVSVVNFADIKRMSADKPKSLIHDFYSIALKRNFNGKIKYGQQEYDFDEGILLFISPGQVFSIEAEAELQHTGWLLLVHPDFLWNTPLAKTIKQYDFFSYAVHEALHLSDKEEAVIKGIMQNIQQEYCSNIDEFSQPVIIAQLDLLLTYAERFYRRQFITRQLANHKLLDRLEAVLADYFSADALAERRLPTVQSIADALNVSPNYLSAMLKVLTGHTTQHHIHDKVISIAKEKLSTTDLTVSEIAYALGFEHSQSFNNLFKSKTNRSPLEFRNSFN, translated from the coding sequence ATGAAAAATCTGCAGCCTGCCCGGCTTAAAACGATATCGGATTATCATCAACTTGTGGGCCTTCCAAAACCGGAGCATCCATTGGTGAGTGTGGTCAACTTTGCCGACATCAAACGAATGTCAGCCGACAAACCGAAGAGCCTAATACATGACTTTTATTCCATCGCATTGAAGCGAAATTTCAATGGTAAGATAAAATACGGTCAGCAGGAGTATGATTTTGATGAAGGAATACTGCTCTTCATTTCGCCAGGTCAGGTTTTCTCCATCGAGGCTGAAGCCGAGTTGCAGCATACGGGCTGGCTGTTGCTTGTTCATCCCGATTTTTTATGGAATACACCACTGGCCAAAACTATTAAGCAATACGATTTTTTTAGTTATGCAGTCCACGAAGCCCTGCATCTTTCCGATAAGGAAGAAGCTGTGATTAAGGGAATTATGCAGAATATTCAGCAGGAATATTGCTCCAACATTGACGAGTTCAGCCAGCCCGTAATCATTGCCCAACTCGACTTATTACTAACGTATGCCGAGCGATTTTATCGCCGTCAGTTCATTACGCGGCAACTAGCAAATCATAAACTCCTCGATCGGCTCGAGGCTGTTCTTGCCGACTATTTTAGTGCCGATGCGCTGGCAGAAAGGAGACTGCCCACGGTTCAGTCCATTGCCGACGCCCTGAATGTATCGCCTAATTATTTGAGCGCTATGCTGAAAGTGTTAACGGGACATACTACACAGCATCACATACACGATAAAGTAATTTCAATTGCGAAGGAAAAACTATCCACAACCGATTTAACCGTGAGTGAAATCGCCTATGCATTAGGGTTCGAGCATTCACAGTCGTTCAATAACCTGTTCAAGAGCAAGACGAATCGTTCGCCCCTGGAGTTTCGCAATTCGTTTAATTGA